The following proteins come from a genomic window of Thiothrix unzii:
- a CDS encoding deoxyguanosinetriphosphate triphosphohydrolase — protein sequence MNQIPATYAANPEQSLGRRAPEPAPQYRTEFQRDRDRIIHSKAFRRLEYKTQVFVNHEGDLYRTRLTHSLEVAQIARSVARSMGLNEDLTEAIALAHDLGHTPFGHAGQDELNACMSAYGGFEHNLQSLRVVDVLEDSYAEFSGINLTFETREGILKHCAVKHAQTLGDVGERFLNKTQPTLEAQLTNLADEIAYNNHDIEDGLRSGLITLAQLQDVPVFASEYQQVTQAYPALQGRRLIRETLRRMIGNMVVDLIESSQAAIRASGVQSVTDVRAQPLALMRYGDDMRQQKNVLKKFLRENLYFHPTVYRMTWRARKVIRALFEAYWQDTRLLTPKYQAFAKQYEMQEGEVGRARAIADFIAGMTDRYAMREYGQLFDLAGIR from the coding sequence ATGAATCAAATACCTGCGACGTATGCCGCCAATCCTGAGCAGAGTTTAGGGCGGCGTGCGCCCGAGCCTGCGCCGCAATACCGCACGGAATTTCAGCGTGACCGTGACCGCATTATCCATTCCAAAGCGTTCCGGCGGCTGGAATACAAAACGCAGGTATTCGTCAATCACGAAGGCGACTTATACCGCACCCGCTTAACCCACTCGCTGGAAGTGGCGCAAATTGCGCGTTCCGTAGCGCGTAGCATGGGCTTGAACGAAGACCTCACCGAAGCGATTGCGCTGGCGCACGATTTAGGCCACACCCCGTTTGGGCACGCAGGGCAGGACGAGCTGAATGCGTGCATGAGTGCTTATGGCGGCTTTGAACACAACCTGCAATCATTGCGGGTGGTGGATGTGCTGGAAGACAGCTACGCCGAGTTCAGCGGCATCAACCTCACCTTTGAAACCCGTGAAGGCATCCTCAAACATTGCGCTGTAAAACATGCGCAAACGTTGGGCGACGTAGGCGAGCGATTCCTCAACAAAACCCAGCCGACGTTAGAAGCGCAACTCACCAATCTTGCCGACGAAATCGCCTACAACAACCACGACATTGAAGACGGCTTGCGTTCGGGGCTAATCACTTTAGCGCAATTGCAGGATGTGCCGGTGTTCGCCAGCGAATATCAACAAGTGACGCAGGCTTACCCCGCGTTGCAAGGTCGTCGCCTGATCCGGGAAACGTTGCGGCGCATGATTGGCAATATGGTGGTGGATTTAATCGAAAGCAGTCAGGCCGCGATTCGTGCCTCTGGGGTTCAAAGTGTCACGGATGTGCGGGCGCAACCGCTGGCGTTGATGCGTTATGGCGATGATATGCGCCAGCAAAAAAACGTGCTGAAAAAGTTTTTACGCGAAAATTTGTATTTTCACCCCACGGTCTACCGCATGACATGGCGGGCGCGGAAAGTGATTCGGGCGTTATTTGAAGCTTATTGGCAGGATACGCGCTTGCTGACACCAAAATATCAGGCGTTCGCCAAGCAGTACGAAATGCAGGAAGGGGAAGTGGGGCGTGCGCGTGCGATAGCGGACTTTATTGCGGGAATGACCGACCGCTACGCGATGCGCGAATACGGGCAGTTGTTTGATTTGGCGGGGATTCGTTGA